One region of Bactrocera neohumeralis isolate Rockhampton chromosome 5, APGP_CSIRO_Bneo_wtdbg2-racon-allhic-juicebox.fasta_v2, whole genome shotgun sequence genomic DNA includes:
- the LOC126760564 gene encoding LOW QUALITY PROTEIN: protein lava lamp (The sequence of the model RefSeq protein was modified relative to this genomic sequence to represent the inferred CDS: inserted 1 base in 1 codon), with product MSSSDPNEHAANISNLQESFSKQQKKISALKELVRKSEAAHGKSTSTTQAKVKNIAQCLTNLKNKARSRQSLPASNSSTVQENVTTFAPNETIEPVLEHYHQPTQQQGPPQLTHSFSYVEQNVGVPLQYAQTSTPNFTPLKSQHRSDSSKSLTSSTMQGSEKVQLLRQQMEQNKLLMAQRASSKQHLEQLVSQLKEKFDTTQQCLEDTNELGKSMSDLSALMVRSPTSRERHKSATDLSSQPFSLERERIKFLENRCRLLEKQLEKERQVHGTQEATTANESKKLKELENKVVELEKSLQERQSEIENKIGETQQLAEELERTRSDVSAKDEELCLMRLKQGDTSNDFTELADLENNDIERLRNELADKHVRINELEEINDMLEANRCELTLKNNKYEEQIEQLKLELNAANEKVQTVEEELKRSEEKCASLAEVLEKLQNTTEAVVVETGKPVNITSVQVSEEMAKQIQELRDECDKLLVENSQLKETISEQEKLEVSDASIAEKIAALESTIESQREDLKERQTKMSRMEEEVMEKTIEFNVLNANFKVLEEKLEAASKSKSLFSSIGGEAADNPALEAEIQQLKQKLDESNKAMIKLKLKCKQTEKQVEKLKKSSDLHAENVRLTALSEELQQKITELEDEKGQWQLTQVDTAAKTTDADNTEEQEERIAEFEENLKTQVETVRLLEEQKYEQAQRLEVAEEKLRELQEQLDSRDGEETRRVKSEMSEIQLEEKLEEQAQQLQQLEERLAKAHVELEEHKQKVAELQEQKQAADKKLENYMVENMELLDKIEKLSKSSSSAESIEIVERLTQQERAEIDEYNKQQLDGTAVNSVNELTQTELAPELSDSLVKLREESSELMNKIELFTTERREVLERMEHLTAENHELIEKVEELTREKEDMETNVLLANDAKIKLEERIKELSKEKDQLAVQVAEFKVQGNQLSQELSSLQKSSEVVAALDSKDDAALIAKCEKCLTNLSHELEIYRKANDKNAKFNASKKLAKEAKNAHTQLSELLQKVKEASTAVETVTVVETVVAVTAPNGKALAEYEQLTTQNRLLKERIKELQHELQEAREADDADTTAVPATQTAAVPALTEDQTTKEQREKQLEELKQYEEQCVELQSTVENLRLQLVEARTAGEERSGEITQLNEELEALRKSSSELESLLSDKNLTHEQELKELTRLRRELEGKCDTYEGEMNILQTLVTEQKQQLIEAYKEHEHENNMKLLDLQERDEQILQLRDEIKELKHALTAAGDQLTEDLRKECEKLREALKINKNLVTEQVNELSNKQETIEMLNQQIIDLYKTMEENANNIIDKEDEIASLQETLDSNSKELERLRKDNVEQKTVVDKLLIELHSHRATVEQLPQLESELQRLEDETKKLDSSNKELEKRNKDQLEKLKKYAANLKKRAAQCQELEAKVSQLEKGSLEAMQTKQQDAGNDEELTDHIKQLENQIDELKTQVAAKTADANAATEYSERLKTQLEGLERSLAEKNSEIVQLQVALVDAQEQTAGWGDSALDLAHTDNAENEELKKKLEEKTHKLQEAEAEIYSMQEELIQVRESEREKFYAIKDIQEALQHKSELVAELQRQMQSHTQADDITQTLEDKVQTFEERLQTLTEELKAKSIKFEKSKAVIKERNNQIQRLQAQLKDLQDKLSARPEEEYIGPPLNVSVSEATAAPTQAQVPKDAYDDLQVAYEKLSERFAAEQSSFQATIARLETLHDGIQAKLQENMSYIETLEQDNTAYKEKICRLEEGIATFEERRASMERRTNLLCAQMQTRETEHEQAEDELLYRLNMLSEHDDVIAQRLLQAQEEKDDLQERIERMQAECSQLSNNYAKMEKEYQAYRTQNETHAAAETQQLREQLTAARAELEQLRTAYEAKLAVKTTELDELESELSEQLSKMNSEKRLVAEELERAHDALRELNNNYLKMETEYRTYREQSEANSVADTQQVREQLSAAQAELEHLRGEYDAKLAVKTTQLDELESELSEQLAQMNNDKRATAEALERAQDECNAQKDEIVRLKESLNALEQAKQELEREATWLRLQNEGSQQDQYELQELRMQAMQDKTEIDNLRHQIETLAGNHEVELQALRTQISELDTLRMQVGQNQTDDQVFIETENKRLTDLLAEKEAIIENYQRQNLQLQMAAAAAAQQPAATQQDPLALAFGLPPLGQSSTSHTAPPADENARLQRELLEKTEQLARLQHELNALQSELHSSRDGNHELQRQLAAKQQEIENLRSTSYNNTPTAAAVFGQQPQQDVIPAPLFFSTEQATPSPFDEIVQVRTIDNLGSGARSHSVNNPVNTAIEQPTIEDLQRNVSDLEKHAQELENKLATRNQRELEIEERLRETQQSLSECERQLRERAEELNAARAELQQVFAANEAHKAAGAVAHQELEQLRGTLAASQTELAQREHQLKQLETRLQETRVHSDSQAATDLMGLGQLQGNLEQLQTMLQQRDDELSQLRRALEDEKTLKERTSAIESQIIPDTLANLGIVDAPNAVPTLDMFFGGANSGANDFEKLVIPPVSNVPVVEEMIVPEKAYICQPDGQTAHSQQDAVAFDLGDDFGDVWGAQEAAAEEEHFSKTAAGRLGAPVSLVPREQQLEIQLAEQAERIAELQLTVERCEQQRQELQVKSGKLMKKLKEYKTKIDELQSSAGKTAKSADASASFFDLDAAIQDELKAQIKQLENTLQEERKQHELHGVEREKLLKRIDVLTAGSERMTEMKERQDMEVQMYQARIKELQTKVNQLEDWGPDAEAGKEATSEGQQLQQREVAQSTATVASAHGDYAPLAPPSTWETEKQQLNQRIAELTAEIADINVDRQELQALLEDEKANVQRAEEAQKILQQQLSARDIDFTATESAEKAKYNELKVDHHQLQEKYNVLHATCEEQTGELNRLKAREEQLNAALQQAEQNLATTSATSAQEETLKAALSKAESNLEQANAELSRLESDLTTVQSQLLELQAKNAELLQANEELRQANTLAVTTQQAETSQLSAENQQLRAQNEALEQRVQVLQQXLSKQASATVSVGSLSGAVDVDELNAQLQEKESEIMHLKQRIEDLMREDQTEKLVLEILTKNQEIHLLKMQVKNLEDDKQELEHNLAVQITSEMQAKKSDLDGESAQLRERTTQLEQQLQALQSEKHDMEEELKVLNNHVMSSLENEDKLKAAALQLDTQNIEIAELRRTIEALRANGSAAAGTGAGAPTATTPADYAALNAQWEAIVEQKCGEIAKMWREHLEQREAEFKMTEARLHDEIAAAAQRQAQSHEQGTQPGNSAETTATSTPASVSTSQSGTSSGTASKDGTPLRHRIINEEHESDADAIIEKMQAALESQEMEIVTLKEQLAIRSAEYARLAAQYDPFKLQNTSSHSGISGGMPPESRRPANTPSGNDATLVPKSELDFALYMLHQRDMRCEEMTVELVSLLEERDTLQLKLSNTLRQVEAIKVATNYVEPPTAPADNAALASPTAAAFSQPRSAAAAGDSATELSQKLSQLQTVNHSKDKVIKEERDQRIRQMEKIQQDVAKMPQAAVSELVGTDAAQSGQSPSSVLLNWLWGNKPDAGGSAPH from the exons atgtccaGCAGTGATCCCAATGAGCATGCCGCGAACATCAGCAATTTACAGGAGAGTTTTTCTAAACAACAG AAAAAGATATCGGCACTAAAGGAGCTTGTGCGGAAATCTGAGGCAGCGCATGGCAAATCAACTTCAACTACTCAAGCAAAGGTTAAAAATATAGCACAATGTCTGacaaacttgaaaaataaagcaCGTTCGCGACAAAGCTTGCCCGCTTCCAATTCCTCTACAGTGCAGGAAAATGTCACCACTTTTGCGCCGAACGAAACAATTGAACCGGTGTTGGAACATTACCATCAGCCAACACAACAACAAGGGCCGCCGCAATTAACGCATTCATTTTCATACGTCGAACAAAATGTTGGTGTACCCTTACAGTACGCGCAGACTTCCACACCAAATTTTACTCCACTGAAATCACAGCATCGCAGTGACTCTAGCAAATCACTTACCAGCAGCACGATGCAAGGCAGTGAAAAGGTGCAGCTTTTGCGTCAGCAAATGGAACAAAACAAACTGTTGATGGCTCAGCGTGCTTCCAGTAAACAACATTTGGAGCAGCTTGTTTCACAATTGAAAGAGAAATTCGACACGACGCAACAATGTTTGGAGGATACCAATGAATTGGGCAAATCAATGAGTGATCTCAGTGCATTGATGGTGCGCTCACCCACGTCACGTGAGCGACACAAATCGGCCACGGATTTGTCGTCACAACCATTCTCTTTGGAGAGAGAACGCATAAAGTTCCTTGAAAATCGCTGCCGCCTACTGGAAAAGCAACTTGAAAAGGAGCGTCAAGTGCACGGCACTCAAGAGGCAACGACAGCCAACGAATCGAAGAAACTCAAAGAACTGGAAAATAAAGTGGTTGAATTGGAGAAGTCACTGCAGGAGCGACAGAGTgagattgaaaacaaaattggtGAGACACAGCAGTTAGCAGAGGAATTGGAACGTACGCGTTCGGATGTTAGCGCCAAAGACGAGGAACTCTGTCTCATGCGGCTGAAGCAAGGCGACACCAGCAACGATTTTACCGAACTAGCCGATTTGGAGAATAACGATATTGAACGTCTCCGTAACGAATTAGCCGACAAGCATGTACGCATTAATGAATTAGAGGAGATAAACGATATGTTGGAGGCCAACAGGTGCGAACtaacattgaaaaataataaatacgaaGAGCAAATAGAGCAACTGAAACTGGAATTGAATGCGGCAAATGAGAAAGTGCAGACCGTGGAAGAAGAGCTGAAGCGCAGTGAAGAGAAGTGCGCTTCTTTGGCAGAGGTGCTGGAGAAGTTACAGAACACCACAGAAGCTGTTGTGGTAGAAACTGGTAAACCCGTTAACATAACCAGCGTGCAG GTTTCGGAGGAAATGGCCAAACAGATACAAGAACTACGTGATGAATGTGACAAACTCTTGGTGGAAAATAGCCAGCTTAAGGAAACTATTAGCGAACAAGAAAAGCTGGAAGTGTCCGACGCCAGTATTGCGGAGAAGATTGCGGCACTCGAATCGACCATTGAAAGTCAACGCGAAGACCTTAAGGAACGTCAAACCAAAATGAGCCGCATGGAAGAGGAAGTGATGGAGAAAACAATCgaatttaatgttttgaatGCCAACTTCAAGGTGCTGGAAGAAAAACTAGAAGCTGCCAGCAAGAGCAAATCACTATTCTCTTCCATCGGTGGCGAGGCTGCGGACAATCCAGCTTTAGAAGCAGAAATACAACAATTGAAGCAAAAACTGGATGAATCTAACAAAGCAATGATAAAACTCAAactgaaatgtaaacaaaccgaAAAGCAGGTGGAAAAACTGAAGAAAAGCTCCGATCTCCACGCTGAAAATGTGCGTTTGACGGCTTTGAGCGAGGAGTTGCAACAGAAGATCACCGAGCTGGAAGATGAAAAGGGACAGTGGCAATTAACGCAAGTTGATACTGCCGCCAAGACCACCGACGCGGATAACACAGAAGAGCAAGAAGAACGCATAGCTGAATTTGAAGAGAACCTTAAGACACAAGTGGAGACCGTAAGATTGCTTGAAGAGCAAAAATACGAGCAAGCACAACGGCTGGAAGTGGCCGAGGAGAAATTGCGCGAATTGCAAGAGCAACTCGACAGCAGAGATGGTGAGGAGACGAGGCGTGTCAAGTCGGAAATGTCCGAAATACAACTAGAGGAGAAATTAGAAGAGCAAGCACAGCAATTGCAGCAGCTCGAAGAACGTTTAGCAAAAGCACACGTCGAACTGGAAGAACATAAACAAAAAGTGGCTGAACTGCAGGAGCAAAAGCAAGCGGCTGACAAGAAACTGGAGAATTACATGGTAGAAAATATGGAGCTATTggataaaattgaaaaactcaGCAAGTCATCCTCCTCGGCCGAATCAATTGAAATTGTTGAGCGGTTAACGCAGCAGGAGCGCGCCGAAATCGACGAATACAACAAGCAGCAGCTTGATGGCACTGCCGTCAACTCGGTCAATGAGTTAACCCAAACCGAACTGGCGCCCGAACTGAGCGATAGTCTGGTCAAATTGCGTGAGGAAAGCTCTGaattaatgaataaaatcgaattATTCACGACAGAACGACGCGAAGTGCTCGAACGCATGGAACACCTGACAGCCGAAAATCACGAACTTATCGAAAAAGTCGAAGAACTAACACGTGAGAAGGAAGATATGGAAACAAACGTGCTGCTGGCGAATGACGCGAAAATCAAGCTTGAGGAGCGCATCAAGGAGCTGAGTAAGGAAAAAGATCAGCTGGCCGTGCAGGTGGCCGAATTCAAGGTGCAAGGCAATCAACTCTCACAAGAGCTCTCCTCGCTGCAAAAATCCTCAGAGGTAGTGGCCGCACTCGACAGCAAAGATGATGCTGCGCTCATTGCAAAATGCGAGAAGTGTCTGACGAATCTAAGTCACGAATTGGAGATCTACCGCAAAGCCAACGACAAGAATGCCAAATTTAACGCTTCCAAAAAATTGGCGAAAGAAGCCAAGAATGCGCACACACAACTCAGCGAACTCTTGCAGAAGGTGAAAGAGGCCAGTACAGCAGTGGAAACGGTAACGGTTGTAGAGACGGTGGTTGCAGTGACGGCGCCCAATGGCAAAGCTTTGGCTGAATACGAACAGCTGACGACACAGAACCGACTGCTGAAGGAGCGTATCAAGGAACTGCAACACGAGCTGCAAGAGGCGCGGGAAGCTGATGACGCAGACACTACTGCTGTGCCGGCGACGCAGACCGCGGCAGTGCCGGCGTTAACCGAGGATCAAACAACTAAAGAGCAACGAGAAAAGCAATTGGAGGAGCTCAAACAGTACGAAGAACAGTGTGTGGAGTTACAATCGACGGTGGAAAATCTACGCTTGCAGTTGGTGGAGGCGCGTACCGCGGGCGAAGAGCGCAGCGGCGAAATAACACAGCTCAATGAGGAATTGGAAGCGCTGAGGAAGAGCTCAAGCGAGCTGGAAAGCTTATTGAGTGATAAGAATTTGACGCATGAGCAAGAGCTGAAGGAGCTGACGCGTTTAAGGAGGGAGTTGGAAG GAAAATGCGACACCTACGAAGGCGAAATGAACATACTGCAAACCTTGGTCACGGAGCAAAAGCAACAGCTGATAGAGGCTTACAAAGAGCACGAGCACGAAAACAATATGAAACTGCTCGATTTGCAAGAACGCGACGAGCAAATCCTGCAGCTGCGCGACGAAATCAAAGAGCTTAAGCATGCGCTCACCGCCGCAGGCGATCAGTTGACCGAAGATCTGCGCAAAGAATGCGAAAAGTTGCGGGAAGCACTGAAGATCAACAAAAATCTTGTGACCGAGCAGGTGAATGAGCTCTCGAATAAGCAGGAAACAATCGAAATGCTCAATCAACAAATAATCGACTTGTACAAAACCATGGAGGAGAACGCCAATAACATCATTGACAAGGAAGATGAAATCGCCAGCTTACAGGAGACCCTAGATAGTAACAGCAAAGAGCTTGAACGCTTGCGCAAAGATAATGTGGAGCAGAAGACGGTCGTCGATAAACTGTTGATCGAGCTACACAGTCACCGCGCCACAGTCGAGCAACTGCCGCAGCTCGAAAGTGAGCTGCAGCGTTTGGAGGATGAAACCAAAAAACTAGATAGCAGCAATAAAGAGCTGGAGAAACGCAACAAAGATCAGCTCGAGAAACTTAAGAAGTACGCAGCTAACCTGAAGAAACGCGCTGCGCAATGCCAAGAGCTCGAGGCCAAAGTGAGCCAGTTGGAGAAAGGCAGTTTGGAGGCAATGCAGACCAAACAGCAGGACGCCGGCAATGATGAAGAACTCACTGACCACATAAAGCAGCTGGAAAATCAAATCGATGAACTAAAAACACAAGTTGCTGCCAAGACAGCTGATGCAAACGCGGCAACAGAGTACAGTGAGCGGTTGAAAACCCAATTGGAAGGATTGGAGCGCAGCTTGGCGGAGAAGAATAGTGAAATCGTGCAGCTGCAAGTTGCGTTAGTCGACGCGCAGGAGCAGACCGCCGGTTGGGGCGACTCCGCGCTCGATCTGGCGCACACGGACAATGCAGAGAACGAGGAGCTGAAGAAAAAGTTGGAAGAGAAGACACACAAGCTGCAAGAGGCTGAAGCGGAAATTTACAGCATGCAAGAGGAGTTGATACAAGTGCGCGAAAGTGAGCGTGAAAAGTTTTACGCCATCAAAGATATACAAGAAGCGCTCCAGCATAAGAGCGAGCTGGTGGCAGAGCTGCAGAGGCAAATGCAGAGCCATACGCAGGCAGATGACATCACGCAAACGCTAGAGGATAAGGTGCAAACCTTCGAAGAACGTCTACAAACGCTGACTGAAGAGCTGAAAGCCAAATCCATTAAGTTCGAAAAGTCCAAAGCCGTCATTAAGGAGCGCAACAATCAGATACAACGTCTGCAAGCGCAACTGAAAGATCTGCAGGACAAGTTAAGCGCGCGCCCCGAAGAAGAGTACATCGGACCGCCGCTAAATGTCAGCGTGAGCGAAGCCACTGCAGCGCCAACGCAAGCACAAGTGCCTAAAGATGCCTACGACGACTTGCAAGTGGCTTATGAGAAGTTAAGCGAGCGTTTCGCGGCAGAGCAAAGTAGTTTCCAGGCAACCATTGCACGGCTAGAAACACTACATGATGGCATACAAGCTAAATTGCAGGAGAATATGTCCTACATAGAGACACTCGAGCAAGATAATACCGCTTATAAAGAGAAAATCTGTCGCCTTGAGGAGGGCATCGCCACCTTCGAGGAGCGACGTGCCTCGATGGAACGTCGGACGAATCTTTTGTGCGCGCAAATGCAGACACGCGAGACGGAGCACGAGCAGGCGGAAGATGAGCTGTTATATCGCCTAAATATGCTATCCGAGCACGACGATGTCATCGCACAACGGCTGCTGCAGGCGCAGGAAGAAAAGGACGATCTGCAGGAGCGTATCGAACGCATGCAGGCCGAATGCAGTCAGCTGAGCAACAACTACGCAAAAATGGAGAAAGAATATCAAGCGTATCGCACGCAAAACGAAACACATGCCGCGGCGGAGACACAGCAGCTGCGCGAGCAGCTTACAGCGGCGCGCGCGGAATTAGAACAGTTGCGTACCGCCTACGAGGCCAAGCTGGCGGTGAAGACCACCGAATTGGACGAGTTGGAAAGCGAACTGAGCGAGCAACTATCCAAAATGAACAGCGAGAAACGCCTTGTAGCCGAAGAACTTGAGCGCGCACACGATGCTTTGCGGGAGCTCAACAACAACTATCTCAAAATGGAAACGGAATATCGCACATATCGTGAGCAAAGCGAAGCGAACAGCGTAGCCGATACACAACAGGTGCGCGAGCAACTCAGCGCGGCGCAAGCCGAATTGGAGCATTTGCGTGGCGAGTACGATGCCAAATTGGCCGTCAAAACAACGCAACTCGATGAACTGGAGAGTGAGCTGAGCGAGCAATTGGCACAAATGAATAACGACAAGCGCGCCACCGCCGAAGCGCTGGAGCGTGCGCAAGATGAGTGCAATGCGCAAAAAGATGAAATCGTGCGCTTGAAGGAGTCATTGAACGCCTTGGAACAGGCTAAGCAGGAATTGGAGCGCGAGGCGACATGGCTGCGCTTGCAAAACGAGGGCAGCCAACAGGATCAGTACGAGTTGCAAGAGCTGCGCATGCAGGCGATGCAGGACAAAACGGAAATCGATAATTTGCGCCATCAAATCGAAACACTAGCGGGTAATCACGAAGTGGAATTGCAGGCGTTACGCACGCAAATCTCAGAATTGGATACGCTTCGCATGCAG GTTGGCCAAAACCAAACAGACGACCAGGTATTCATCGAAACGGAGAACAAACGTTTGACCGATTTACTTGCCGAGAAAGAAGCTATCATCGAGAACTATCAGCGTCAAAACTTACAGCTGCAAATGGCAGCAGCTGCCGCCGCACAACAACCAGCTGCCACACAGCAGGATCCACTTGCACTCGCTTTCGGTTTGCCACCACTAGGACAATCATCCACAAGTCACACGGCCCCACCAGCCGACGAAAACGCGCGCTTGCAACGTGAATTGTTGGAAAAGACTGAACAGCTTGCGCGTCTTCAACACGAGCTAAATGCGTTACAATCTGAGTTGCATAGTTCGCGCGACGGCAATCATGAGCTACAACGTCAGCTGGCAGCGAAGCAACAAGAAATTGAGAATCTGCGAAGCACCAGCTACAACAATACACCAACCGCAGCTGCGGTCTTTGGGCAACAACCGCAACAAGATGTCATACCAGCGCCACTTTTCTTCAGTACCGAACAGGCGACACCATCACCCTTCGACGAAATCGTGCAAGTGCGAACCATTGACAATCTGGGCAGCGGCGCGCGCAGCCACAGCGTGAATAATCCAGTAAACACTGCAATAGAACAGCCTACTATTGAAGACCTCCAGCGCAACGTGTCCGATTTGGAGAAACATGCGCAAGAACTCGAAAACAAGTTGGCCACGCGTAATCAACGCGAGTTGGAAATTGAAGAGCGCTTACGCGAAACACAACAGTCGCTTAGCGAATGCGAACGACAGCTGCGAGAACGCGCCGAAGAGCTGAATGCAGCACGTGCTGAGCTGCAGCAAGTCTTTGCGGCAAATGAAGCCCATAAAGCAGCGGGTGCAGTTGCGCATCAAGAACTTGAACAGTTAAGGGGCACATTAGCAGCCTCGCAAACCGAATTGGCTCAGCGCGAACACCAGCTGAAGCAGTTGGAAACGCGTTTGCAAGAGACGCGAGTGCACAGCGATAGTCAGGCGGCGACCGACTTGATGGGTCTTGGGCAGTTGCAAGGCAACTTAGAACAATTGCAGACAATGCTGCAACAGCGTGACGACGAATTGAGCCAGCTACGACGTGCGCTTGAGGACGAGAAAACACTGAAGGAGCGCACCTCGGCGATTGAGAGCCAGATTATACCAGACACGCTAGCGAATTTGGGAATAGTAGACGCGCCGAATGCTGTGCCTACATTGGATATGTTCTTCGGCGGTGCTAACAGTGGTGCTAACGACTTTGAGAAACTCGTCATACCGCCGGTGTCCAACGTGCCTGTGGTGGAAGAAATGATTGTGCCCGAAAAGGCATACATTTGTCAACCAGACGGACAAACAGCGCATAGTCAACAGGACGCGGTTGCATTTGATTTGGGTGATGACTTTGGTGACGTGTGGGGCGCACAGGAAGCTGCTGCCGAAGAAGAGCACTTCTCCAAGACAGCGGCAGGTAGACTGGGTGCACCAGTGTCTCTGGTGCCGCGTGAGCAACAATTAGAAATTCAATTGGCCGAACAGGCCGAACGCATTGCCGAGCTGCAGCTAACCGTAGAGCGTTGCGAACAGCAAAGGCAAGAGCTACAAGTAAAATCGGGCAAACTTATGAAGAAACTCAAGGAGTATAAGACAAAGATCGACGAATTGCAGAGCAGCGCAGGAAAGACCGCCAAATCCGCAGATGCCTCTGCGTCGTTCTTTGATCTAGACGCCGCTATACAAGACGAGCTTAAGGCACAAATTAAACAACTGGAGAACACTTTGCAGGAGGAGCGTAAGCAACACGAATTGCATGGAGTTGAGAGGGAGAAGTTACTGAAACGCATCGATGTGCTGACCGCAGGCAGTGAGCGCATGACCGAAATGAAGGAGCGCCAAGATATGGAAGTGCAAATGTACCAAGCgagaataaaagaattgcaaACGAAGGTGAATCAGTTAGAAGATTGGGGACCGGATGCTGAGGCTGGTAAAGAAGCGACTTCAGAGGGACAACAGCTGCAGCAGCGGGAGGTAGCGCAGTCTACAGCGACTGTTG CCAGCGCACATGGGGACTACGCCCCGCTCGCACCACCATCTACATGGGAAACAGAGAAGCAACAACTCAATCAACGCATTGCTGAGCTGACTGCCGAGATAGCGGACATCAATGTCGACCGACAAGAACTCCAAGCGCTGTTGGAGGACGAAAAAGCAAATGTGCAGCGCGCAGAAGAGGCAcagaaaatattacaacaacaactaagcgCACGTGACATCGATTTTACAGCGACTGAAAGCGCAGAGAAGGCGAAATACAATGAACTGAAGGTGGACCATCATCAGCTGCAAGAGAAGTACAATGTGCTGCACGCGACGTGCGAAGAGCAAACTGGTGAGTTGAATCGATTGAAGGCGCGCGAAGAGCAGTTAAATGCGGCCTTACAACAAGCAGAACAGAATTTGGCCACAACTTCAGCGACCAGTGCGCAGGAAGAAACACTGAAGGCGGCGCTTTCGAAGGCCGAAAGCAACTTAGAGCAAGCGAATGCAGAGCTGTCGCGACTCGAGAGCGATTTGACAACGGTGCAGTCACAATTACTGGAGCTACAAGCAAAGAATGCCGAGCTGTTGCAAGCGAATGAGGAACTGCGACAGGCGAACACGTTGGCAGTGACCACACAACAAGCCGAAACATCACAGTTAAGCGCAGAGAATCAACAGCTACGCGCGCAAAATGAAGCTTTGGAGCAGCGCGTACAAGTGTTGCAAC ACTTGAGTAAACAAGCAAGCGCTACAGTTTCGGTTGGCAGCTTGAGTGGCGCTGTCGATGTAGACGAGCTGAATGCGCAATTACAAGAAAAGGAGTCGGAAATAATGCATTTAAAGCAGCGCATTGAGGATTTGATGCGTGAGGACCAAACGGAAAAGCTGGTGCTGGAAATACTAACGAAGAATCAAGAGATACATTTGCTGAAGATGCAAGTGAAAAACTTGGAGGACGACAAGCAAGAGCTGGAGCACAATCTCGCTGTGCAAATCACCAGCGAAATGCAGGCGAAGAAGAGCGACTTGGATGGCGAAAGCGCGCAGCTGCGTGAGCGCACCACCCAACTGGAACAACAATTGCAAGCGCTGCAAAGCGAAAAGCACGACATGGAAGAGGAGCTGAAGGTGCTGAACAATCACGTCATGAGCAGTCTCGAAAATGAAGACAAGCTGAAAGCAGCCGCGCTGCAGCTCGACACGCAAAACATTGAAATCGCCGAACTGCGACGCACAATCGAGGCGCTCAGAGCGAACGGTAGTGCTGCCGCCGGAACCGGAGCCGGAGCGCCAACTGCGACCACGCCGGCCGATTACGCCGCGTTGAATGCGCAATGGGAGGCGATTGTCGAGCAGAAATGCGGCGAAATCGCCAAGATGTGGCGCGAGCATTTGGAACAGCGTGAAGCTGAATTCAAAATGACAGAGGCGCGCCTGCACGACGAAATCGCCGCCGCTGCACAACGCCAGGCGCAGTCGCACGAGCAAGGCACACAGCCGGGCAACTCCGCTGAAACAACCGCTACGTCAACGCCCGCCTCCGTATCGACTAGCCAATCGGGCACATCATCCGGCACCGCCTCCAAAGACGGCACGCCACTACGTCACCGTATCATCAACGAAGAGCATGAGTCGGATGCTGACGCGATAATCGAGAAGATGCAAGCGGCGCTCGAGAGTCAAGAGATGGAAATCGTCACGCTGAAGGAGCAGCTGGCCATACGTTCGGCGGAGTATGCGCGCTTAGCGGCACAATATGATCCCTTCAAACTTCAAAACACCTCCTCACATAGCGGCATCAGTGGCGGCATGCCGCCCGAATCGCGACGCCCCGCCAATACGCCCAGCGGCAACGACGCGACACTTGTGCCGAAATCGGAATTAGATTTCGCGCTCTATATGCTGCATCAGCGCGACATGCGTTGCGAGGAGATGACGGTGGAGCTGGTATCACTGTTGGAGGAGCGTGACACACTGCAACTGAAATTGTCGAATACGCTGCGCCAAGTGGAGGCCATCAAAGTGGCTACAAATTATGTCGAGc CTCCCACCGCGCCCGCCGATAACGCCGCGCTTGCGTCACCAACTGCAGCCGCGTTCAGTCAACCACGCTCGGCTGCTGCCGCCGGCGACTCAGCCACTGAATTGAGCCAAAA ATTGTCTCAGTTGCAAACCGTTAATCATTCCAAGGACAAGGTGATTAAAGAGGAACGCGATCAGCGCATACGGCAAATGGAAAAGATACAACAGGACGTGGCCAAAATGCCGCAGGCCGCTGTCTCCGAGTTAGTCGGCACCGATGCAG CTCAAAGCGGCCAATCACCGTCATCTGTGCTGCTGAACTGGCTGTGGGGCAATAAGCCCGATGCTGGCGGTTCTGCGCCAcattaa